The following are encoded in a window of Pangasianodon hypophthalmus isolate fPanHyp1 chromosome 14, fPanHyp1.pri, whole genome shotgun sequence genomic DNA:
- the LOC113544631 gene encoding T-lymphocyte activation antigen CD80 isoform X6, with protein MRRGYLFLFVVISALQLLSAGDSPVVHHVQGFVGGSAHLFCVLERTYDVLKKVNGLYFQKTARDGTETFINGFYTREVKVLPEYKNRTIINKEDLSMEMSELSLADEGEYTCIPFVSGEPRNQTKFHLTVTANYSVPIITVQGCGSGPASHNCVIECSSSGGFPLSNVTWSAVGNEMSSLLRDEGEPVFMQDNRSHLWNVSHTVTLNCSQELKITCSVGGVMSPAVTVCLPARTRDMIVPIIACAVLLLVSIAISVIVICTRCRRTQTSEHSTDAELVYLK; from the exons ATGCGGCGTGGCTATCT ATTCCTGTTTGTCGTCATCTCGGCGCTGCAGCTACTAAGCgcag GTGACTCTCCTGTAGTGCACCATGTGCAAGGGTTTGTGGGTGGAAGTGCACATCTGTTCTGTGTGCTGGAGCGCACATACGACGTCTTAAAAAAAGTTAACGGGCTTTACTTCCAGAAGACAGCTAGAGATGGAACAGAGACCTTTATCAACGGGTTTTACACCAGAGAAGTCAAAGTGCTGCCTGAGTACAAGAATCgcaccatcatcaacaaggaGGATCTCAGCATGGAGATGTCCGAGCTCTCTCTTGCCGATGAGGGAGAGTACACCTGTATCCCCTTTGTCAGTGGTGAGCCTCGGAATCAAACCAAGTTTCATCTCACAgttacag CCAATTACAGCGTTCCCATCATAACCGTCCAGGGGTGTGGGAGTGGCCCGGCCTCCCACAACTGCGTGATCGAATGCTCCTCGTCAGGAGGATTCCCCCTCAGCAACGTAACCTGGAGCGCGGTTGGAAACGAGATGAGCAGCCTGCTGAGGGACGAAGGGGAACCTGTGTTTATGCAGGACAACCGCTCGCACCTTTGGAACGTGTCCCACACTGTTACGCTTAACTGCAGCCAGGAGCTTAAAATCACCTGCTCTGTGGGTGGAGTCATGTCACCTGCTGTCACTGTGT gtcTACCTGCTCGTACCCGAGATATGATCGTGCCAATAATTGCATGTGCTGTGCTGTTGCTGGTTTCCATTGCAATCAGTGTGATTGTGATCTGCACAAGGTGCAGAAGAACACAAAcctcag AGCACTCAACAGATGCTGAGCTTGTGTATTTAAA ATGA
- the LOC113544631 gene encoding T-lymphocyte activation antigen CD80 isoform X2, whose product MRRGYLFLFVVISALQLLSAGDSPVVHHVQGFVGGSAHLFCVLERTYDVLKKVNGLYFQKTARDGTETFINGFYTREVKVLPEYKNRTIINKEDLSMEMSELSLADEGEYTCIPFVSGEPRNQTKFHLTVTANYSVPIITVQGCGSGPASHNCVIECSSSGGFPLSNVTWSAVGNEMSSLLRDEGEPVFMQDNRSHLWNVSHTVTLNCSQELKITCSVGGVMSPAVTVCLPARTRDMIVPIIACAVLLLVSIAISVIVICTRCRRTQTSEHSTDAELVYLKSGWMNTALSENLN is encoded by the exons ATGCGGCGTGGCTATCT ATTCCTGTTTGTCGTCATCTCGGCGCTGCAGCTACTAAGCgcag GTGACTCTCCTGTAGTGCACCATGTGCAAGGGTTTGTGGGTGGAAGTGCACATCTGTTCTGTGTGCTGGAGCGCACATACGACGTCTTAAAAAAAGTTAACGGGCTTTACTTCCAGAAGACAGCTAGAGATGGAACAGAGACCTTTATCAACGGGTTTTACACCAGAGAAGTCAAAGTGCTGCCTGAGTACAAGAATCgcaccatcatcaacaaggaGGATCTCAGCATGGAGATGTCCGAGCTCTCTCTTGCCGATGAGGGAGAGTACACCTGTATCCCCTTTGTCAGTGGTGAGCCTCGGAATCAAACCAAGTTTCATCTCACAgttacag CCAATTACAGCGTTCCCATCATAACCGTCCAGGGGTGTGGGAGTGGCCCGGCCTCCCACAACTGCGTGATCGAATGCTCCTCGTCAGGAGGATTCCCCCTCAGCAACGTAACCTGGAGCGCGGTTGGAAACGAGATGAGCAGCCTGCTGAGGGACGAAGGGGAACCTGTGTTTATGCAGGACAACCGCTCGCACCTTTGGAACGTGTCCCACACTGTTACGCTTAACTGCAGCCAGGAGCTTAAAATCACCTGCTCTGTGGGTGGAGTCATGTCACCTGCTGTCACTGTGT gtcTACCTGCTCGTACCCGAGATATGATCGTGCCAATAATTGCATGTGCTGTGCTGTTGCTGGTTTCCATTGCAATCAGTGTGATTGTGATCTGCACAAGGTGCAGAAGAACACAAAcctcag AGCACTCAACAGATGCTGAGCTTGTGTATTTAAA GTCAGGCTGGATGAACACGGCGCTTTCTGAAAACTTGAACTGA
- the LOC113544631 gene encoding T-lymphocyte activation antigen CD80 isoform X3: protein MRRGYLFLFVVISALQLLSAGDSPVVHHVQGFVGGSAHLFCVLERTYDVLKKVNGLYFQKTARDGTETFINGFYTREVKVLPEYKNRTIINKEDLSMEMSELSLADEGEYTCIPFVSGEPRNQTKFHLTVTANYSVPIITVQGCGSGPASHNCVIECSSSGGFPLSNVTWSAVGNEMSSLLRDEGEPVFMQDNRSHLWNVSHTVTLNCSQELKITCSVGGVMSPAVTVCLPARTRDMIVPIIACAVLLLVSIAISVIVICTRCRRTQTSAEHSTDAELVYLNSGQAG from the exons ATGCGGCGTGGCTATCT ATTCCTGTTTGTCGTCATCTCGGCGCTGCAGCTACTAAGCgcag GTGACTCTCCTGTAGTGCACCATGTGCAAGGGTTTGTGGGTGGAAGTGCACATCTGTTCTGTGTGCTGGAGCGCACATACGACGTCTTAAAAAAAGTTAACGGGCTTTACTTCCAGAAGACAGCTAGAGATGGAACAGAGACCTTTATCAACGGGTTTTACACCAGAGAAGTCAAAGTGCTGCCTGAGTACAAGAATCgcaccatcatcaacaaggaGGATCTCAGCATGGAGATGTCCGAGCTCTCTCTTGCCGATGAGGGAGAGTACACCTGTATCCCCTTTGTCAGTGGTGAGCCTCGGAATCAAACCAAGTTTCATCTCACAgttacag CCAATTACAGCGTTCCCATCATAACCGTCCAGGGGTGTGGGAGTGGCCCGGCCTCCCACAACTGCGTGATCGAATGCTCCTCGTCAGGAGGATTCCCCCTCAGCAACGTAACCTGGAGCGCGGTTGGAAACGAGATGAGCAGCCTGCTGAGGGACGAAGGGGAACCTGTGTTTATGCAGGACAACCGCTCGCACCTTTGGAACGTGTCCCACACTGTTACGCTTAACTGCAGCCAGGAGCTTAAAATCACCTGCTCTGTGGGTGGAGTCATGTCACCTGCTGTCACTGTGT gtcTACCTGCTCGTACCCGAGATATGATCGTGCCAATAATTGCATGTGCTGTGCTGTTGCTGGTTTCCATTGCAATCAGTGTGATTGTGATCTGCACAAGGTGCAGAAGAACACAAAcctcag CAGAGCACTCAACAGATGCTGAGCTTGTGTATTTAAA CTCAGGTCAGGCTGGATGA
- the LOC113544631 gene encoding T-lymphocyte activation antigen CD80 isoform X5: protein MRRGYLFLFVVISALQLLSAGDSPVVHHVQGFVGGSAHLFCVLERTYDVLKKVNGLYFQKTARDGTETFINGFYTREVKVLPEYKNRTIINKEDLSMEMSELSLADEGEYTCIPFVSGEPRNQTKFHLTVTANYSVPIITVQGCGSGPASHNCVIECSSSGGFPLSNVTWSAVGNEMSSLLRDEGEPVFMQDNRSHLWNVSHTVTLNCSQELKITCSVGGVMSPAVTVCLPARTRDMIVPIIACAVLLLVSIAISVIVICTRCRRTQTSAEHSTDAELVYLK from the exons ATGCGGCGTGGCTATCT ATTCCTGTTTGTCGTCATCTCGGCGCTGCAGCTACTAAGCgcag GTGACTCTCCTGTAGTGCACCATGTGCAAGGGTTTGTGGGTGGAAGTGCACATCTGTTCTGTGTGCTGGAGCGCACATACGACGTCTTAAAAAAAGTTAACGGGCTTTACTTCCAGAAGACAGCTAGAGATGGAACAGAGACCTTTATCAACGGGTTTTACACCAGAGAAGTCAAAGTGCTGCCTGAGTACAAGAATCgcaccatcatcaacaaggaGGATCTCAGCATGGAGATGTCCGAGCTCTCTCTTGCCGATGAGGGAGAGTACACCTGTATCCCCTTTGTCAGTGGTGAGCCTCGGAATCAAACCAAGTTTCATCTCACAgttacag CCAATTACAGCGTTCCCATCATAACCGTCCAGGGGTGTGGGAGTGGCCCGGCCTCCCACAACTGCGTGATCGAATGCTCCTCGTCAGGAGGATTCCCCCTCAGCAACGTAACCTGGAGCGCGGTTGGAAACGAGATGAGCAGCCTGCTGAGGGACGAAGGGGAACCTGTGTTTATGCAGGACAACCGCTCGCACCTTTGGAACGTGTCCCACACTGTTACGCTTAACTGCAGCCAGGAGCTTAAAATCACCTGCTCTGTGGGTGGAGTCATGTCACCTGCTGTCACTGTGT gtcTACCTGCTCGTACCCGAGATATGATCGTGCCAATAATTGCATGTGCTGTGCTGTTGCTGGTTTCCATTGCAATCAGTGTGATTGTGATCTGCACAAGGTGCAGAAGAACACAAAcctcag CAGAGCACTCAACAGATGCTGAGCTTGTGTATTTAAA ATGA
- the LOC113544631 gene encoding T-lymphocyte activation antigen CD80 isoform X1, with product MRRGYLFLFVVISALQLLSAGDSPVVHHVQGFVGGSAHLFCVLERTYDVLKKVNGLYFQKTARDGTETFINGFYTREVKVLPEYKNRTIINKEDLSMEMSELSLADEGEYTCIPFVSGEPRNQTKFHLTVTANYSVPIITVQGCGSGPASHNCVIECSSSGGFPLSNVTWSAVGNEMSSLLRDEGEPVFMQDNRSHLWNVSHTVTLNCSQELKITCSVGGVMSPAVTVCLPARTRDMIVPIIACAVLLLVSIAISVIVICTRCRRTQTSAEHSTDAELVYLKSGWMNTALSENLN from the exons ATGCGGCGTGGCTATCT ATTCCTGTTTGTCGTCATCTCGGCGCTGCAGCTACTAAGCgcag GTGACTCTCCTGTAGTGCACCATGTGCAAGGGTTTGTGGGTGGAAGTGCACATCTGTTCTGTGTGCTGGAGCGCACATACGACGTCTTAAAAAAAGTTAACGGGCTTTACTTCCAGAAGACAGCTAGAGATGGAACAGAGACCTTTATCAACGGGTTTTACACCAGAGAAGTCAAAGTGCTGCCTGAGTACAAGAATCgcaccatcatcaacaaggaGGATCTCAGCATGGAGATGTCCGAGCTCTCTCTTGCCGATGAGGGAGAGTACACCTGTATCCCCTTTGTCAGTGGTGAGCCTCGGAATCAAACCAAGTTTCATCTCACAgttacag CCAATTACAGCGTTCCCATCATAACCGTCCAGGGGTGTGGGAGTGGCCCGGCCTCCCACAACTGCGTGATCGAATGCTCCTCGTCAGGAGGATTCCCCCTCAGCAACGTAACCTGGAGCGCGGTTGGAAACGAGATGAGCAGCCTGCTGAGGGACGAAGGGGAACCTGTGTTTATGCAGGACAACCGCTCGCACCTTTGGAACGTGTCCCACACTGTTACGCTTAACTGCAGCCAGGAGCTTAAAATCACCTGCTCTGTGGGTGGAGTCATGTCACCTGCTGTCACTGTGT gtcTACCTGCTCGTACCCGAGATATGATCGTGCCAATAATTGCATGTGCTGTGCTGTTGCTGGTTTCCATTGCAATCAGTGTGATTGTGATCTGCACAAGGTGCAGAAGAACACAAAcctcag CAGAGCACTCAACAGATGCTGAGCTTGTGTATTTAAA GTCAGGCTGGATGAACACGGCGCTTTCTGAAAACTTGAACTGA
- the LOC113544631 gene encoding T-lymphocyte activation antigen CD80 isoform X4 — translation MRRGYLFLFVVISALQLLSAGDSPVVHHVQGFVGGSAHLFCVLERTYDVLKKVNGLYFQKTARDGTETFINGFYTREVKVLPEYKNRTIINKEDLSMEMSELSLADEGEYTCIPFVSGEPRNQTKFHLTVTANYSVPIITVQGCGSGPASHNCVIECSSSGGFPLSNVTWSAVGNEMSSLLRDEGEPVFMQDNRSHLWNVSHTVTLNCSQELKITCSVGGVMSPAVTVCLPARTRDMIVPIIACAVLLLVSIAISVIVICTRCRRTQTSEHSTDAELVYLNSGQAG, via the exons ATGCGGCGTGGCTATCT ATTCCTGTTTGTCGTCATCTCGGCGCTGCAGCTACTAAGCgcag GTGACTCTCCTGTAGTGCACCATGTGCAAGGGTTTGTGGGTGGAAGTGCACATCTGTTCTGTGTGCTGGAGCGCACATACGACGTCTTAAAAAAAGTTAACGGGCTTTACTTCCAGAAGACAGCTAGAGATGGAACAGAGACCTTTATCAACGGGTTTTACACCAGAGAAGTCAAAGTGCTGCCTGAGTACAAGAATCgcaccatcatcaacaaggaGGATCTCAGCATGGAGATGTCCGAGCTCTCTCTTGCCGATGAGGGAGAGTACACCTGTATCCCCTTTGTCAGTGGTGAGCCTCGGAATCAAACCAAGTTTCATCTCACAgttacag CCAATTACAGCGTTCCCATCATAACCGTCCAGGGGTGTGGGAGTGGCCCGGCCTCCCACAACTGCGTGATCGAATGCTCCTCGTCAGGAGGATTCCCCCTCAGCAACGTAACCTGGAGCGCGGTTGGAAACGAGATGAGCAGCCTGCTGAGGGACGAAGGGGAACCTGTGTTTATGCAGGACAACCGCTCGCACCTTTGGAACGTGTCCCACACTGTTACGCTTAACTGCAGCCAGGAGCTTAAAATCACCTGCTCTGTGGGTGGAGTCATGTCACCTGCTGTCACTGTGT gtcTACCTGCTCGTACCCGAGATATGATCGTGCCAATAATTGCATGTGCTGTGCTGTTGCTGGTTTCCATTGCAATCAGTGTGATTGTGATCTGCACAAGGTGCAGAAGAACACAAAcctcag AGCACTCAACAGATGCTGAGCTTGTGTATTTAAA CTCAGGTCAGGCTGGATGA